Below is a genomic region from Methanobacterium sp..
GGGCCACAATTTATCTTTACTTCGAAAATAAAGAAGCATTGTGCTTTGCAGTTGTTTTAAGGGGAGTTAGAATGTTAAATGCGATGATCAAAGATAATGTGAGGAAAGCTATTGACCGTCAAAAGATAAATACGATAGGAAGGTCATATTACACATTTTTCCAGGCATATCCTCAATATCTTCAAGTCTATACTTTTTTCCAATCAGGAAGGTTTAATTTAACCGGTTTAAGGGGCCGCGCATACCAAGATGTAAATGAGATACTTAAATTGCAAAGGGACATTTTTGATTTTATACATATAAATATTAAAGATGGAATAAGAAAAGGAAGCATTCTTTCGGATATAGAAGGGTTAAAAAGAGAGGGGATCCGTCAGGATATAGATTCTTTTTATGCAACGAGTTTGATTTTATCTACAATAGAGAGTATTATAAAGCTTCCCCCATCTTTAGAAGAAGAACTTAAAGATAGAGAAATAACTGAATACCAATTTGAAGCGCTTTTAATGCACTTTGTAAGCAGATTACTTATGAATTAATGTTAAGAATGTCGTTGAATCTAAAATTAGTTATTGTTTTAAATTTTAGTTTTTTTAGTTGTTATTTATGTTTTTAAAAATATATTTGCTTTTTTATGGTTTTTACAGTTTAAAATGGTTTATTTAACGTTTCTTCCCATTTAAATTTAGATTCTTTTTACTTTTTCATGCAAGGTTTACCCAAAACATTTATATTACACTAACACTATGTTATAAAATAACACTGTGTTAAAAAATAACAACCTGTTATAAAATGACAGGTGGAAAGCCACTGAGATCTCCAAGGTAAAAAAAGTTTAGAAACAGCCGATGGAATTAGTATTTTCCATCTAAAGGAGGTTAAATTGTATGTCAAATAAAAAAGCGCCAGCAGAAAACTGGCCTGTAATGTCTGGTGAATATATAACTGGTGATCCTGAAAGTGCTGTAGCAGTAGTCACTCTAGGATCACACCTGGAAGATATGCCTGTTGCAGCAGGAGCTGCTATATCCGGACCTTTGCACACTGAAAATTTAGGTATTGAAAAGGTCATTGCAAATACTGTTTCCAATCCTAACATAAGGTTCCTTGTGGTTTGCGGTACTGAAGTTCAGGGACATGTCACTGGCCAAACTATCCAAGCTCTACATGAAAATGGTGTAGATAAAGATATGAAAGTAGTTGGATCACAGGGAGCCATACCAATCCTTGATAATATGACTGAAGAAGGGATCCAGAGATTTAGAGATCAGCTGGAAATAGTTAACCTGGTAGATGTGGAGGATCCTGCAACCATTCATTCAAAAATTGAGGGCTGTTTGGTTAACGATGCGGGGGCATATGAAGAAGAAAGTTCAGTTATTCCATTACTCGGAAAACGTAAAGACTCAAATGTAATAATTGAAGATGCACAGGTAGTTGAATGTGCTGAATAGCGGAGAAATTTTATGCCAACAGTAAAAATAAAAGATATAAACATGTATTATGAGATTCAAGGCGAAGGTAAACCGTTAATTTTTATACAGGGTCTTGGAACAGAAATCTCTTCTGCAGGCTTGTTTACAGCAGAACTTGCTAAAAAATACAGGGTAATCACATTTGATAATCGTGGCACTGGAAGGACCGACAAACCTGACGACGATTATTCTATTGAAATGATGGCTGAAGACACAATTGGGCTCATGAATAAACTTGGAATAAAAAGAGCCCATTTTATGGGCGGTTCTATGGGAGCATGTATACTGCAGGTAATCGGTGCAAAACACCCTGAGCGAGTAAAGAGCATGATATTATATTTAGCTACTCCTCGGTTCTCTGACACATTGAAAAACGCAATGGCGCCTTTTTTAAAGCCGCGAAAAGTGGAAGAAGAGGAAAATAATCAAATGCATCCTCTATTTATGCAAAAATATCCTCCAACTAAATGGTCTTTATCAAGACAGCTTGAGGCCAACATGGAATTCGACGGCAGAAATTTACTTGGCCAAATTAAAGCACCTACTCTTATCATTAATGCTACAAAAGACCAGTTTATCCCGATGGAATCTACTGAAGAACTAGCAGAAGGAATACCTCATGCAAAAGTGGTTCTTGTAGATGAAGATCATTTATTTCCCATGACAAAAATGGATTTATTAATTAAACCTGCGGTTGCGTTTTTGGAATTTTTGGAAGCTAATTAAGATTTAAATGAGGAAATATCATGCCAACAATAGGTAACGGTAAAAACAAGGGCGTGAACGTGAATGGGCACAATTATGCTATAGATACTTTTGAATATATACGTAAACTCTCAAATCTAGAACGAATGTATTTATGGAGTCCTTACAGCGATGTATCAATGGTAACAAGGATCAAGGGGAATATTTCAGAAGAAAAACTGCGCAGTGCATTGAATATAGTTTTGCAGATGCATCCACTTGCTGGTGCAAAGATCGTGTTTGATGATGATTATAACGCATGGTTTTCAACTGATAATGTCCTTAAACCATTCTTTAAAACCGTAAAAATGACTTCTGATACACAATGGCTCGAAGAGCTCCAGCGTGAAATTAGAATACCTTTTAATCCAGAAACGGGCCCTATGATCCGGTTTGTATTAATACATTCTGAAACAGTATCAGATCTAGTAGTTATATGCAATCACAGTATCTGCGATGGAATGTCACTTGTATATTT
It encodes:
- a CDS encoding TetR/AcrR family transcriptional regulator, which encodes MAISDRKKREKEYRRQSIIDAAEKLFFEKGYDNVSMNDIAGVVELNRATIYLYFENKEALCFAVVLRGVRMLNAMIKDNVRKAIDRQKINTIGRSYYTFFQAYPQYLQVYTFFQSGRFNLTGLRGRAYQDVNEILKLQRDIFDFIHINIKDGIRKGSILSDIEGLKREGIRQDIDSFYATSLILSTIESIIKLPPSLEEELKDREITEYQFEALLMHFVSRLLMN